The Hymenobacter sp. DG01 sequence AAAACCCCTGGAACTCGACGACGTTGGAGTGGACTACGCCAGTAGTTCCTGGTCACGGCAACTGGCCCGGTGCTATTCCGGCCGTACACCGCTGGCCTTATGACTACAGCAAGCCGGGCGCAGCCGAGGACTTTATTCCCCAGCACATTCCTTATTCACAGACGCAGTCGTCTAACCTGCCGTACGAAAAGGAAATGGAATAAGTCCTCTTAGCACTAGCCTTCTAAAATGGGCCGCTGTAGCTACGGCGGCCCATTTTATTTATGTATAAAGGGAAACCCGGACCGGCCGCGCCGGGCCCGAGTTTCCCTTTATACTTTTTTAAGCAAACCACGGGTTCGGTGGTTTATAGATTGAATTTTCGCGTAGTCACGTTGAGTATGTCAACTCCTAATTTTGTGAGCCGTTTTCGGTTCGTCGGAATTCTGACGGTAGTAGCTGTGTACGTCCTGATTCTGGTTGGTGGTATCGTACGGAGCACTGGCTCCGGCATGGGCTGTCCGGACTGGCCTAAGTGTTTTGGTACCTGGGTACCCCCTACGCAGTTAAGTCAGTTGCCGGCCAACTACAAGGAAATCTATACGGCTCAACGAGTTGAGAAAAACAAAAAGCTGGCGGCGAAGCTAGAGCGGCTAGGCTTTCACCAAGTAGCCGGTGATATCTTCGCCCATCCTACTCAGTATATTGAAACAGACTTCAACCCGGTGAAAACCTGGATTGAGTATGTCAACCGTTTGGTGGGGGCCCTGATTGGAGTATTTGTGCTGGCAACAGTTGTCTTTGCATTGCCTTATTGGCGTCGGGACCCTATTGTTTTCTGGTTAGCGTTTGCCTCCTTCGTGCTCACCGGAGTACAGGGTTGGTTGGGCTCTCTGGTAGTGTCAACCAACTTGTTGCCCATCATGGTAACTATCCATATGGGCCTAGCACTGGTTATTGTGGCCCTGCTCATTTACGCCGTTGACCGGTCGCAGCGGGGTAGGGAGGCCAGGGTAGAAGCTGTACAGAGTATTTCCGGGTTAATGATAGTACTCTGGGCTGCAGTGGCTCTCACGTTTGTGCAAATTGTTCTGGGTACCCAGGTTCGGGAACAGATAGACTTAGTAGCTTCTGCGGCTAATTACCTTAACCGTGCTGGGTGGGTGAATCAGCTTGGTGGTACATTCCGTTTCCACCGTACATTTTCGGCAGCGCTATTGCTGCTGAATGCGTACCTGGTGTACCGGCTATACACCCTACCTTCCCTACGACTTCATAAGCTGGCTACGGCCATCCTCGTATTTATAGTCGGAGAAATAGTGGCTGGGGTAGTGCTGGCTTACTTTTCGTTTCCGGCAGCAGTACAACCCGTTCACTTGACGCTGGCCACCCTACTCTTCGGTGCACAGTTTTTGGCGTTGGTTGCATATGGGCAGGCCACGAAGTTGCGGCGGCAGGTGGTTACTCCGCCGGTTGTTGCGTAACTTTGCGGCCCCGTTTGGCGGATTTTTCGCCGCACAACTTGTTTTCAGCAGTTGATGAGTAAGGCTAGGGCTTTCTTCCAGTTAATTAAATTCCGCTTGGCGCTTACGGTAGCTTTTTCCAGCGCCATCGGCTACCTGCTGGGAGCCCATGAGCTTGATTGGGGGCGTGCGGCATTGGTGTTGGTAGGGGGCTTAGCCGTTACGGGCGCTGCCAATACGATCAACCAGATTTTTGAGATAGATCTGGACAAGCTGATGAAGCGGACGGCCAAGCGGCCACTTCCGCTTGGGATAGTGAGCGTGCAGGAGGCCTGGATTTTTACTGTGATACTGGGCGTGGCGGGGTTGGCGCTGCTAACTTTTGTCTTCAACCCGGTTGCCGCCGCGCTTTCTCTGATTTCCCTGATTCTTTACGGGTTCATTTATACCCCCCTGAAAACAATTTCGCCCATTTGCGTGGCGGTGGGAGCCATTCCTGGCGGAATGCCGCCGCTGATTGGCTGGGTGGCGGCTACGGGCTACCTGGGTCCCGAAGGATGGATCCTGTTCGGTATTCAGTTTATGTGGCAGTTTCCTCACTTCTGGGCCATTGCCTGGGTACTCGATGAGGATTATAAGAAGGCAGGGTTCAAAATGCTGCCTACCCCCGGTAAAAAGGACTTGCGCACGGCTTTCCAGATCATGACCTACACCCTGGTCCTGATTCCGCTCAGCCTGCTGCCCTTCTACTTCGGGATGACCAGTACCACCTACCCCATGGTAGCCGCTATATGTGGAGTACTGTTTCTGATGCAGACCTTTTACCTGATGCGCACCGTCAGTAAGAAAGCAGCTATGAGCATCATGTTCGGCTCTTTTCTGTACCTGCCCATAGTGCAGATAGCCTTGGTGCTGGACAAAATATAGTTCTTCTGCTAGCGGTTAAGTATCGTGGGAAAGTGAGACAAAGCCTCCCTAAACCGTGTTAAGCAGGTAACACTTTCTTGTTTATAACTCACTTCTCATCATATGCATCCTTCCGAAGCATTAACGACCAAGCAGCCGGCCACTGGGATTCACCCTCTGCGCTTTCTGCTGGTGCTGATGATGGTCAGCATCTTCATGATTTTCGCCGCCTACACCAGTGCTTACATCGTGCGGCGCAACGAGGGCAACTGGCTGGAATTTGATCTGCCTTTTGGCTTCCTGATTACTACGCTCATCTTAGCGGCTAGCTCGGCCTCTGTGCAATGGGCATGGTTTGCGGCCCGGAAAGATGAACTGGGTCAGGTGCGTACTGCCCTTGTGGTAACTACTGTGTTAGGAGCCGCTTTCCTGGTAGGGCAGTGGCAAATGTGGGAACAACTGGTAGGCGCACGCATCTTTTTTGCGGGTACAGATGCCAACCCTTCCGGCTCATTTCTGTATGTACTAACCGGCGTCCATGCATTTCACCTGATTACGGGGCTTATCTTTTTGCTGATAGTTTTGCGTAAAAGCTTTAATTATCAGGTGCATTCCCGGCAGATGCTCTCCATCGGCAACGTCACCATTTACTGGCACTACCTAGGCGCGCTTTGGTTGTACCTGTATTTGTTCCTACTTTTGAATCACTGATTTTTGTCAACCCCCGCACGCTATGTCCACCATTTCCACGACGCAGGCAATTTCTGATTCCGCCCTGGATAAGCCGCGTACCGGCACCTGGGACGGCGGGAACGAGCCCTTTAAGGCAAGCTACGGCAAGCTGATGATGTGGTTCTTCCTGTTGTCAGATGCCTTCACCTTCGCGGCCTTCCTCACCACCTACGGCCTCATCCGCCACCGGCATGGGGTGTATGAAGGTACGCCCGAAGCGTTCAAGTTCTCGACCAATTACTGGCCCATCCCCGAGAAAGTATTTGATGCCTTTCCGGGCTTGCACGGTACTCACCTGCCGCTCGGCTTTGTGGCCTTGATGACGATGATTCTCATCTTCAGCTCGGTTACGATGGTACTGGCAGTGGAAGCTGGTCACCGCTTCGATAAGAAGGACGTACAGAAATGGTTGCTCTGGACAATTCTCTTCGGTGCTACCTTCTTGAGCTGCCAGGCTTGGGAATGGACTCACTTCATCACCGGCACTGAGCAAGGTACGCTAATGAACGATGGTACTGTCTTCCATGGCGCTAACCTGGCCATGAACCAGTACGGCCCGGTGCTGTTTGCTGACCTATTCTTCTTCATTACGGGCTTCCACGGTACGCACGTATTCTCGGGTGTCTGCCTGTTGGTTTGGGCTTTCATTGCTACCACCAATGGCACTTTTGAAAAGCGTGGCCATTACGAAATGGTGGAAAAGATTGGCCTGTACTGGCACTTTGTAGACCTGGTGTGGGTGTTCGTTTTCACCTTCTTCTACCTCGTTTAATTTTTCTGAGCCACTGAGCAGTCCAGCACTTTATCTGTAGCTGGGCTGCTCAGTGGCTTTTCTCTCCGTTACTCAGCTACTCAACCTCATGGCTCAGCACGCAACGCACGATACCGTTCCGACGGGTGAGATTCCGAAGCCGAATACGGCTTGGATCTGGAAAACCTTCTGGATTATCTCGGCTATTACGGCCCTGGAATTTGTTATTGCCTACCTCATGCCGGCTAGCACGTTCCGCAACTCCATATTCATCATCCTGACCATCTTCAAGGCCTTTTTCATTGTGGCCGAGTTCATGCACCTGAAGCATGAAACGAAGGGTCTGATCTGGAGCATTCTGATTCCGATGGCTCTGCTTATCTGGCTGCTAGTGGCTCTGATAACGGAGGGTTCCTACATTGGTGAAGCAGTTCAGAACCTGATCAACTAACTCCATGAGGCCCCAACAAACGCTGGTGTTGGGCCTTATTCTGCTGGTTCCGGTTCTGGCTTTCTTATTCCTGAAAAGCTTCGGTACTAACCGTTACGCGCTGCCAACTTTCCTGCCCGACCGAGTAGATTCTACTCAGGTTGCCGGAAAGTGGCAGCGCGATACTGTTTATCACCAGATGGGTGATTTCCGGTTGGCGTCGCAATCAGGCAGGGAAGTCACGGAATCGGAGCTACGCAGCAAGGGTCTGTATGTCGCCAGCTTTTTCTCTTCTGCCTGCACTACCGACTGTCCGCGCATCAATGGGCAACTGGTTCGGGTGCAGGAAAAATTCCGGCAGGAGCCGCGGGTACGCCTTGCATCCTTCTCTGTTAACCCGGAGCAGGACTCTGTGGGAGTGCTGACGCGCTACGCCGAAGAATACGGTGCCATTGCAGGCAAGTGGTTTTTCCTTACCGGTGACAAATCGGCGGTGAACCGGTTAATTACACAGGACCTTCGCCTGCCGGCCCCAAGCGGGACCGGGCCCGGAATTGTGCACAGCTCGGAGGTGTTTCTGATTGACCGCACCGGTCACGTCAGAGGGCGCTACAATGGCACCAATGAGCGGGACATGAACCGGCTCATCACTGAAATAGAAGTGTTGCTTTACACCTATGACCACCAATGAATCGTCGGTTGCCAACCCTGGCAACTTCACCAAGTACAAAGTAGCGGCCGGTATTCTCGGGGCCGTAGTGCCGCTGGCTGTTGCCGTGCTGTATTTTTTTCCGGGAGTGTTTCGCATTCCCGGGG is a genomic window containing:
- a CDS encoding heme A synthase; its protein translation is MSTPNFVSRFRFVGILTVVAVYVLILVGGIVRSTGSGMGCPDWPKCFGTWVPPTQLSQLPANYKEIYTAQRVEKNKKLAAKLERLGFHQVAGDIFAHPTQYIETDFNPVKTWIEYVNRLVGALIGVFVLATVVFALPYWRRDPIVFWLAFASFVLTGVQGWLGSLVVSTNLLPIMVTIHMGLALVIVALLIYAVDRSQRGREARVEAVQSISGLMIVLWAAVALTFVQIVLGTQVREQIDLVASAANYLNRAGWVNQLGGTFRFHRTFSAALLLLNAYLVYRLYTLPSLRLHKLATAILVFIVGEIVAGVVLAYFSFPAAVQPVHLTLATLLFGAQFLALVAYGQATKLRRQVVTPPVVA
- the cyoE gene encoding heme o synthase, which produces MSKARAFFQLIKFRLALTVAFSSAIGYLLGAHELDWGRAALVLVGGLAVTGAANTINQIFEIDLDKLMKRTAKRPLPLGIVSVQEAWIFTVILGVAGLALLTFVFNPVAAALSLISLILYGFIYTPLKTISPICVAVGAIPGGMPPLIGWVAATGYLGPEGWILFGIQFMWQFPHFWAIAWVLDEDYKKAGFKMLPTPGKKDLRTAFQIMTYTLVLIPLSLLPFYFGMTSTTYPMVAAICGVLFLMQTFYLMRTVSKKAAMSIMFGSFLYLPIVQIALVLDKI
- a CDS encoding cytochrome c oxidase subunit 3, which codes for MHPSEALTTKQPATGIHPLRFLLVLMMVSIFMIFAAYTSAYIVRRNEGNWLEFDLPFGFLITTLILAASSASVQWAWFAARKDELGQVRTALVVTTVLGAAFLVGQWQMWEQLVGARIFFAGTDANPSGSFLYVLTGVHAFHLITGLIFLLIVLRKSFNYQVHSRQMLSIGNVTIYWHYLGALWLYLYLFLLLNH
- a CDS encoding cytochrome c oxidase subunit 3: MSTISTTQAISDSALDKPRTGTWDGGNEPFKASYGKLMMWFFLLSDAFTFAAFLTTYGLIRHRHGVYEGTPEAFKFSTNYWPIPEKVFDAFPGLHGTHLPLGFVALMTMILIFSSVTMVLAVEAGHRFDKKDVQKWLLWTILFGATFLSCQAWEWTHFITGTEQGTLMNDGTVFHGANLAMNQYGPVLFADLFFFITGFHGTHVFSGVCLLVWAFIATTNGTFEKRGHYEMVEKIGLYWHFVDLVWVFVFTFFYLV
- a CDS encoding cytochrome C oxidase subunit IV family protein, with translation MAQHATHDTVPTGEIPKPNTAWIWKTFWIISAITALEFVIAYLMPASTFRNSIFIILTIFKAFFIVAEFMHLKHETKGLIWSILIPMALLIWLLVALITEGSYIGEAVQNLIN
- a CDS encoding SCO family protein, giving the protein MRPQQTLVLGLILLVPVLAFLFLKSFGTNRYALPTFLPDRVDSTQVAGKWQRDTVYHQMGDFRLASQSGREVTESELRSKGLYVASFFSSACTTDCPRINGQLVRVQEKFRQEPRVRLASFSVNPEQDSVGVLTRYAEEYGAIAGKWFFLTGDKSAVNRLITQDLRLPAPSGTGPGIVHSSEVFLIDRTGHVRGRYNGTNERDMNRLITEIEVLLYTYDHQ